A stretch of Arthrobacter sp. NEB 688 DNA encodes these proteins:
- a CDS encoding SdrD B-like domain-containing protein produces the protein MQGTDGASRRSGRRRAPRALLRRAVTLVGSLALTLGSAVAVPVLTAAPAQAATTNSVSLRVTSARDGLHPPNDTVRKGDPVTGYRYMINVDDTGTGDPVGAPTPGSGCSADDAGYPASCTWASLHEVTGAPIYTQGTAQDFADGAALDLPDGRYVVSVLADGFKLDGAHFTVPLTATDAGPGVVDVTVQPDPLVDSTLRAFVYRDEGSTNGAIDNGEDGLAGFQGHINDILGEVTTDVYGNPLCTRYKNEDASHQIPWDAASRDADGAPIVATVGGKCFSDSTGMLVIPHLGTNRYTTWISAPEGQDWIQTTTLEGNHDWDTWLMEGATGYDTEFTLAGEPVPTPQFGFVQPKNQLGSTAAGSVTGTMVAVKQYYPPRGGSFNQYWGSIGSKLDKPISDGVLSLNDLDSGDRAVWVGRAASNGTFTIPHVPDGNYMLTWWDEAQNYILQLTNVTVTNGETVDLRQLPLNGWWTPISGHVFLDANNNGKRDSGEQGVAQFPLTLRKKDNSLMDRGSTAASTDSAGYYEFPSGYPLAEWLVLEAYSDSFYTTGITYQADNQPTPTTVKGSGVDVSVLPIIGLGGTVDWGVQKYDATGRTSRPRNGGIVGSVSYDTTRNELDPQYAATEDWQPGISDVPVKLYAPVRCGTNAGTPCDASGTYELAPDGSYAKGKLLNSYVSERWSRPTGCTARDADGVAYAHGTDENVTAHDQDTTGECISALVQGFQVGTYATDQGTADASFGAAVDGNYGFGDACTGTLDAHDPANPSCTSTFAPLAAGDYLVSVDVPKDARGRPMYDVTSEEDINIGRGDQVVPQVPPPACVGALHTVDVKDVADDGYAARSGTADGLPAGVSVPASTSVDNATFADIGGSPYEGMVKPRCDTKLVSLNNGKSIVPMFHLFTDVPVPSRMRGIVVDDLNYSTDKRTVLFGDKAGLANAPVGIYDFAGDLKYTAHSDYNGSYDVLMPSTDHISCPTPSGVCQGMYRFVGNDPGVPGALNADYNPRFRTIATEFEATPGVTIPTDLAPTQVGVSLGTPGTSPTTVKCLVNPVRPQLLSVDKPVLTPADTTTAQRRVTLEGTGFGATRGTGSVRLGSTALTVASWSDTRIQVDVPAAGSGTGQVPAGSLQLAVTAGNGLASVTGLSFQLLGAVTTTSSYLPTVYRVGPGAAVAKYDPTSAASQTGTAGVPHAIQNAIDDAVRAGGNAVVVVYPNTPTTTNPRGAYYENLVVNGPVKLQGVGAGGFRGSGSTATWVPGSVVDGSAFGGDTDLATDWFTKVGSLDWSGNQTVSDGAVVYLLGSAGGSSTVRTYPLGAAFKPAVDGFDLRGGDQTGFPGNINDLTGQATGLPPNITTQGGAVFANAYVRELQVTNNVVENNGGGYGTIRVGTPDLTGADESQHNENLRIANNRIVQNAGTNYAGAIGLFAGTDGYEVSGNEICGNFSLEYGAGITHLGYSPNGRIHHNRITLNNSNDEGAGIMVAGALPADPTTLSHGAGAVEIAANEIQGNLANDDGGGIRFLMAGNYRMSVHDNVITSNVSTHEGAGIAIDDAPDVRIVNNTIMDNITTATAVTSDGSAAPSGIATGQNSDQLQATLPPGSPTASTPVLLDNVLWNNRAGTRAGTTVTGIGLGGAGDVETWDVGSLDPTVSLAPVGSVLQQDPALHPYTDAASNRHADPKVVRTWPVSVSFATWRQNPAFVDANIAVVEVPADLMGDYHLLGCGAGQSPACDIGLASAGGASVATVDIDGDARPATTADPVDAGSDEVPRVPPPPPPPPSFDFSITGTGTIPGVAGTANGSDVHHYDGVTNAYSRLVDVQATPRPGLPTTALVDGLAVVDATHFYVSFAENTSVPGIGTVQDEDVAYYNAGTWSVWFDGTARGLTTAALDIDAISVKGGVLSFSTTGNANPPGVTGTADDADVYSWNGSSFSRVWDATTKGVPGTARVDGAVYDTPTHAWFSFSGNLTVAGLGTVQDEDVLEYTNGTWKVWFDGTSHGLTTDGLDIDAFSLPGTTTTTTTALRALTTKGTR, from the coding sequence ATGCAGGGCACGGACGGCGCGTCGCGTCGGTCGGGGCGCCGGCGGGCGCCGCGCGCGCTGCTCCGGCGGGCCGTCACGCTCGTGGGGTCGCTCGCGCTGACGCTGGGGTCGGCCGTCGCCGTGCCCGTGCTGACCGCGGCGCCCGCGCAGGCCGCCACGACCAACAGCGTGTCGCTGCGGGTCACGAGCGCCCGCGACGGGCTGCACCCGCCGAACGACACCGTGCGCAAGGGTGACCCCGTCACCGGCTACCGCTACATGATCAACGTCGACGACACCGGGACCGGCGACCCCGTCGGCGCACCGACGCCCGGCTCCGGGTGCTCGGCCGACGACGCCGGCTACCCGGCGAGCTGCACCTGGGCGTCGCTCCACGAGGTGACCGGGGCCCCCATCTACACCCAGGGCACCGCGCAGGACTTCGCGGACGGCGCCGCGCTGGACCTCCCCGACGGCCGCTACGTCGTCAGCGTCCTCGCCGACGGCTTCAAGCTCGACGGTGCGCACTTCACGGTGCCGCTGACGGCCACCGACGCCGGTCCCGGCGTCGTCGACGTCACCGTCCAGCCCGACCCGCTCGTCGACTCGACGCTGCGGGCCTTCGTCTACCGCGACGAGGGCTCGACCAACGGCGCCATCGACAACGGCGAGGACGGCCTCGCGGGCTTCCAGGGGCACATCAACGACATCCTCGGCGAGGTCACGACCGACGTGTACGGCAACCCGCTGTGCACCCGGTACAAGAACGAGGACGCGAGCCACCAGATCCCCTGGGACGCCGCCTCGCGCGACGCCGACGGCGCCCCCATCGTCGCCACGGTCGGCGGCAAGTGCTTCAGCGACAGCACCGGCATGCTCGTCATCCCGCACCTCGGGACCAACCGCTACACGACGTGGATCAGCGCGCCGGAGGGCCAGGACTGGATCCAGACGACGACGCTCGAGGGCAACCACGACTGGGACACCTGGCTGATGGAGGGAGCCACCGGCTACGACACCGAGTTCACCCTCGCCGGCGAGCCGGTGCCGACCCCGCAGTTCGGGTTCGTCCAGCCGAAGAACCAGCTCGGTTCCACCGCAGCCGGATCCGTCACCGGGACGATGGTCGCCGTCAAGCAGTACTACCCGCCGCGCGGTGGCAGCTTCAACCAGTACTGGGGCAGCATCGGCAGCAAGCTCGACAAGCCGATCTCGGACGGCGTCCTCTCGCTCAACGACCTCGACAGCGGCGACCGCGCCGTCTGGGTCGGCCGCGCGGCGAGCAACGGCACCTTCACGATCCCGCACGTCCCCGACGGCAACTACATGCTGACGTGGTGGGACGAGGCGCAGAACTACATCCTCCAGCTGACCAACGTCACCGTGACCAACGGCGAGACGGTCGACCTCAGGCAGCTGCCGCTCAACGGCTGGTGGACGCCCATCTCGGGTCACGTCTTCCTCGACGCCAACAACAACGGCAAGCGCGACTCCGGTGAGCAGGGCGTCGCCCAGTTCCCGCTGACGCTGCGCAAGAAGGACAACTCGCTGATGGACCGCGGCTCGACCGCGGCGTCGACGGACAGCGCCGGCTACTACGAGTTCCCGAGCGGCTACCCGCTCGCCGAGTGGCTCGTGCTCGAGGCGTACTCCGACAGCTTCTACACGACCGGGATCACCTACCAGGCCGACAACCAGCCGACGCCGACGACCGTCAAGGGCTCGGGCGTCGACGTGAGCGTCCTGCCGATCATCGGCCTCGGCGGCACCGTCGACTGGGGCGTCCAGAAGTACGACGCGACGGGCCGCACCAGCCGCCCGCGCAACGGCGGCATCGTCGGGTCGGTCTCGTACGACACCACCCGCAACGAGCTCGACCCGCAGTACGCGGCGACGGAGGACTGGCAGCCCGGTATCTCCGACGTCCCGGTCAAGCTCTACGCCCCGGTCCGGTGCGGCACGAACGCCGGCACCCCGTGCGACGCGAGCGGCACCTACGAGCTCGCCCCCGACGGCTCCTACGCCAAGGGGAAGCTGCTCAACTCCTACGTCTCCGAGCGCTGGAGCCGACCGACCGGCTGCACCGCGCGGGACGCCGACGGCGTGGCCTACGCGCACGGCACCGACGAGAACGTCACCGCGCACGACCAGGACACCACGGGCGAGTGCATCTCGGCCCTCGTCCAGGGCTTCCAGGTGGGCACGTACGCCACCGACCAGGGCACCGCCGACGCGAGCTTCGGTGCGGCGGTGGACGGCAACTACGGCTTCGGCGACGCGTGCACCGGGACGCTCGACGCCCACGACCCGGCGAACCCCTCCTGCACCAGCACCTTCGCGCCGCTGGCCGCCGGTGACTACCTCGTCTCCGTCGACGTGCCGAAGGACGCCCGCGGGCGCCCGATGTACGACGTGACCTCGGAGGAGGACATCAACATCGGACGCGGCGACCAGGTCGTGCCGCAGGTCCCGCCGCCCGCGTGCGTCGGTGCGCTGCACACGGTCGACGTCAAGGACGTCGCCGACGACGGCTACGCCGCGCGGTCGGGGACGGCCGACGGGCTGCCGGCCGGCGTCAGCGTCCCGGCCTCGACCTCGGTCGACAACGCGACCTTCGCCGACATCGGCGGGTCCCCCTACGAGGGGATGGTCAAGCCGCGCTGCGACACCAAGCTCGTGAGCCTCAACAACGGCAAGTCGATCGTGCCGATGTTCCACCTGTTCACCGACGTCCCGGTGCCCTCGCGGATGCGCGGCATCGTCGTCGACGACCTCAACTACTCGACGGACAAGCGGACCGTGCTCTTCGGCGACAAGGCCGGCCTGGCGAACGCCCCCGTCGGCATCTACGACTTCGCCGGCGACCTCAAGTACACGGCGCACTCGGACTACAACGGTTCCTACGACGTCCTCATGCCGTCGACCGACCACATCAGCTGCCCCACGCCCTCCGGTGTGTGCCAGGGGATGTACCGCTTCGTCGGCAACGACCCGGGCGTCCCCGGCGCCCTCAACGCGGACTACAACCCGCGCTTCCGGACGATCGCCACCGAGTTCGAGGCGACGCCCGGTGTGACGATCCCGACCGACCTCGCACCCACCCAGGTGGGGGTCAGCCTCGGGACGCCCGGCACGAGCCCGACGACGGTCAAGTGCCTGGTCAACCCGGTCCGGCCGCAGCTGCTGTCCGTCGACAAGCCGGTGCTCACCCCGGCCGACACGACCACGGCCCAGCGGCGGGTCACCCTCGAGGGCACCGGGTTCGGCGCCACGCGGGGGACCGGCTCCGTGCGGCTCGGCTCCACCGCGCTGACGGTGGCGAGCTGGAGCGACACGAGGATCCAGGTCGACGTCCCGGCCGCCGGGTCGGGCACCGGGCAGGTGCCGGCCGGGTCGCTGCAGCTGGCCGTCACCGCCGGCAACGGGCTCGCGTCCGTCACCGGGCTGTCCTTCCAGCTCCTCGGCGCCGTCACCACGACGAGCTCCTACCTCCCGACGGTCTACCGGGTCGGGCCGGGCGCGGCCGTCGCGAAGTACGACCCCACCAGCGCCGCGAGCCAGACGGGCACCGCCGGTGTCCCGCACGCGATCCAGAACGCGATCGACGACGCGGTGCGGGCCGGTGGCAACGCGGTGGTCGTCGTGTACCCCAACACCCCGACGACCACGAACCCGCGTGGCGCGTACTACGAGAACCTCGTGGTCAACGGCCCGGTCAAGCTGCAGGGCGTCGGGGCCGGAGGCTTCCGGGGCAGCGGCAGCACCGCGACCTGGGTTCCCGGGTCCGTCGTCGACGGCAGCGCCTTCGGCGGTGACACCGACCTCGCGACCGACTGGTTCACCAAGGTGGGATCGCTCGACTGGTCGGGCAACCAGACCGTGAGCGACGGCGCCGTCGTCTACCTCCTCGGCTCGGCCGGCGGCTCGTCCACCGTGCGGACCTACCCCCTCGGCGCCGCGTTCAAGCCGGCCGTCGACGGGTTCGACCTGCGCGGCGGCGACCAGACGGGCTTCCCCGGCAACATCAACGACCTCACCGGGCAGGCGACCGGCCTGCCGCCGAACATCACGACGCAGGGTGGTGCGGTGTTCGCCAACGCCTACGTGCGTGAGCTCCAGGTGACCAACAACGTCGTCGAGAACAACGGCGGCGGGTACGGCACCATCCGCGTCGGCACCCCCGACCTCACCGGGGCCGACGAGAGCCAGCACAACGAGAACCTCCGGATCGCGAACAACCGGATCGTGCAGAACGCCGGCACGAACTACGCCGGGGCGATCGGCCTCTTCGCCGGCACCGACGGGTACGAGGTGTCGGGCAACGAGATCTGCGGCAACTTCTCGCTGGAGTACGGCGCGGGCATCACCCACCTCGGGTACAGCCCGAACGGCCGGATCCACCACAACCGGATCACGCTGAACAACTCCAACGACGAGGGCGCGGGGATCATGGTCGCCGGTGCGCTGCCGGCCGACCCGACGACCCTGTCGCACGGCGCCGGCGCGGTCGAGATCGCCGCCAACGAGATCCAGGGCAACCTCGCCAACGACGACGGCGGCGGCATCCGCTTCCTCATGGCGGGCAACTACCGGATGTCGGTGCACGACAACGTCATCACCAGCAACGTCTCGACCCACGAGGGTGCCGGCATCGCCATCGACGACGCCCCCGACGTCCGGATCGTCAACAACACGATCATGGACAACATCACGACCGCGACGGCCGTCACCTCCGACGGCTCGGCGGCCCCGTCCGGCATCGCCACGGGGCAGAACAGCGACCAGTTGCAGGCAACCCTGCCGCCCGGCTCGCCGACCGCCAGCACCCCGGTCCTGCTCGACAACGTCCTGTGGAACAACCGCGCCGGCACCCGGGCGGGCACCACCGTCACGGGCATCGGCCTGGGCGGCGCGGGCGACGTCGAGACCTGGGACGTGGGGTCGCTCGACCCGACGGTCTCGCTGGCCCCGGTGGGGTCGGTCCTCCAGCAGGACCCGGCGCTCCACCCGTACACGGACGCGGCCTCCAACCGCCACGCCGACCCGAAGGTGGTCCGCACCTGGCCGGTCTCGGTCTCGTTCGCCACCTGGCGGCAGAACCCGGCCTTCGTCGACGCGAACATCGCGGTCGTCGAGGTCCCGGCCGACCTCATGGGCGACTACCACCTCCTCGGCTGCGGCGCGGGCCAGTCGCCCGCGTGCGACATCGGCCTCGCCTCCGCGGGCGGTGCCTCGGTCGCGACGGTCGACATCGACGGTGACGCCCGCCCGGCGACGACGGCCGACCCGGTGGACGCCGGCTCGGACGAGGTGCCCCGCGTGCCGCCGCCGCCGCCCCCGCCGCCGTCGTTCGACTTCTCGATCACCGGTACCGGGACCATCCCGGGCGTCGCCGGCACGGCCAACGGCTCGGACGTCCACCACTACGACGGCGTGACCAACGCCTACTCGCGGCTGGTCGACGTGCAGGCGACGCCGCGGCCCGGCCTGCCCACGACCGCCCTCGTCGACGGTCTCGCGGTCGTGGACGCGACGCACTTCTACGTGTCGTTCGCCGAGAACACCTCCGTCCCCGGCATCGGCACGGTGCAGGACGAGGACGTGGCCTACTACAACGCCGGGACGTGGTCGGTGTGGTTCGACGGCACCGCCCGGGGCCTGACGACGGCGGCGCTCGACATCGACGCGATCTCGGTCAAGGGCGGCGTCCTGTCGTTCTCGACGACCGGCAACGCCAACCCGCCGGGCGTGACGGGAACCGCCGACGACGCCGACGTCTACAGCTGGAACGGCAGCAGCTTCAGCCGGGTCTGGGACGCCACGACGAAGGGCGTCCCCGGGACGGCCCGGGTCGACGGAGCCGTCTACGACACACCGACCCACGCGTGGTTCTCGTTCTCCGGCAACCTCACCGTGGCCGGCCTCGGCACCGTCCAGGACGAGGACGTCCTCGAGTACACCAACGGGACGTGGAAGGTCTGGTTCGACGGCACGTCGCACGGGCTGACCACGGACGGCCTCGACATCGACGCCTTCTCGCTCCCGGGCACCACGACCACGACGACCACCGCCCTCCGCGCGCTCACCACCAAGGGGACCCGATGA
- a CDS encoding multicopper oxidase domain-containing protein: MTTDQRSVRRGLRRGAVLATGALVALAGAVAPGAASAGAATPPRNGIVCTTGGPGAADHHPVFDLTTRTGYIDLPDGNTAYMWGYSSGFDDFQHPGPVLCVTEGDVVTVILHNTLDVPASVVFPGQDDVLADGVPSQPQTGSGGFMTSLAQPATAQTGTVTYSFTAGHAGTFLYESGTDPETQVRMGLFGALVVRPSLGPDYAYDYADTQFEPTEEFMVLLSEIDPYQHAAVEQGKPFDLTRYKARYWLINGRGYPDSIADNGASWLPSQPYGSLATVKPYDPVTHPRSGMARYLSVGSEDYPFHPHGNNGLVVGRDGRPLRAQSSGHEDLSMEKFAVNIGPGQTWDVLFRWKDAEDYSVANPVTVTVPSLANQVVGTFYSGSPYLGNTHDLPPGVQTLNQCGEFYIISHNHALFQITSWGVNMTGPITYMRIEPPEPNTCP; encoded by the coding sequence ATGACCACCGACCAGCGATCCGTCCGACGCGGCCTGCGCCGCGGCGCGGTCCTCGCCACCGGCGCGCTCGTCGCGCTCGCCGGGGCCGTCGCCCCCGGCGCCGCCTCGGCCGGGGCGGCCACGCCGCCCCGCAACGGCATCGTCTGCACGACGGGTGGGCCCGGCGCCGCCGACCACCACCCCGTCTTCGACCTGACGACCCGCACCGGCTACATCGACCTGCCGGACGGCAACACGGCCTACATGTGGGGCTACTCGAGCGGCTTCGACGACTTCCAGCACCCCGGTCCCGTCCTCTGCGTCACCGAGGGTGACGTCGTGACGGTCATCCTCCACAACACGCTCGACGTCCCCGCGTCGGTCGTCTTCCCCGGCCAGGACGACGTGCTCGCCGACGGCGTCCCGTCGCAGCCGCAGACCGGGTCCGGAGGCTTCATGACCAGCCTCGCGCAGCCGGCCACGGCGCAGACCGGGACCGTCACCTACAGCTTCACGGCCGGTCACGCCGGGACCTTCCTCTACGAGTCCGGGACCGACCCCGAGACCCAGGTGCGGATGGGCCTGTTCGGGGCGCTCGTCGTCCGCCCGTCGCTCGGGCCGGACTACGCCTACGACTACGCCGACACGCAGTTCGAGCCGACCGAGGAGTTCATGGTCCTGCTCTCCGAGATCGACCCGTACCAGCATGCGGCCGTCGAGCAGGGCAAGCCCTTCGACCTCACCCGCTACAAGGCCCGGTACTGGCTGATCAACGGGCGCGGCTACCCCGACAGCATCGCCGACAACGGCGCCTCGTGGCTCCCGTCGCAGCCCTACGGCTCCCTCGCCACCGTCAAGCCCTACGACCCGGTGACGCACCCCCGCTCGGGGATGGCGCGCTACCTCAGCGTCGGCAGCGAGGACTACCCGTTCCACCCCCACGGCAACAACGGGCTCGTCGTCGGGCGCGACGGCCGGCCCCTGCGGGCGCAGTCCAGCGGGCACGAGGACCTCTCGATGGAGAAGTTCGCCGTGAACATCGGCCCGGGCCAGACGTGGGACGTGCTCTTCCGGTGGAAGGACGCCGAGGACTACAGCGTCGCGAACCCGGTGACCGTCACCGTCCCCAGCCTGGCCAACCAGGTGGTCGGCACGTTCTACAGCGGGAGCCCCTACCTCGGGAACACCCACGACCTGCCACCGGGCGTCCAGACGCTCAACCAGTGCGGCGAGTTCTACATCATCTCGCACAACCACGCCCTCTTCCAGATCACCTCCTGGGGCGTGAACATGACCGGCCCGATCACGTACATGCGGATCGAGCCCCCCGAGCCCAACACCTGTCCGTGA
- a CDS encoding multicopper oxidase domain-containing protein, giving the protein MTSLDPRRGAATTRERTDTRGMTRRRALGLAGSAVAVAGVGSWAGRVLAPEQVASASDAPPNLYLAGTDGWIHLPPTPAIPPYHPDPLAPGGGATTYVFGFRNVTGMSDVQRLGQKYHAQHSAPLFWVDEYDGDPAHEFRVRLTNLGLELRPDLFDAHTLHWHGFRNVIPFFDGEPSGSVSVRAGGEFTYVYRPRDPGTYMFHCHVEDVEHVHMGMTGMVFVRPKQNGQSKTHDGRTYTSFLYNDGDGSTGHDREFSMFLSEVWAEAHWADAHIQLPEWSDYRADFALLNGRVHPDTLAPNGPGVDAFDVAEGRTFDADGDLIAPPGRPDLKYQPISSLVTCVEGERVALRFANLGFREAAMTVAGLRMRVVGRDATPMRGRTGADTSYETDTLNIGPGESYDVLVTAPPKTGSGDYDTYLLYNRSFTRSDNLAPGGLGGQATEIRVYADGPGAPAAQSFPNDWGFSA; this is encoded by the coding sequence ATGACCAGCCTCGACCCGCGGCGCGGTGCCGCGACCACCCGTGAGCGGACCGACACCCGGGGGATGACCCGGCGCCGGGCCCTCGGCCTGGCGGGCAGCGCCGTCGCCGTGGCCGGCGTCGGGTCCTGGGCCGGTCGGGTCCTCGCCCCGGAGCAGGTGGCCTCGGCGAGCGACGCCCCGCCGAACCTCTACCTGGCCGGCACCGACGGGTGGATCCACCTGCCGCCGACCCCGGCCATCCCGCCCTACCACCCGGACCCGCTCGCTCCGGGCGGAGGGGCCACGACGTACGTCTTCGGCTTCCGCAACGTCACCGGGATGAGCGACGTGCAGCGCCTCGGGCAGAAGTACCACGCCCAGCACTCGGCGCCGCTCTTCTGGGTCGACGAGTACGACGGCGACCCGGCGCACGAGTTCCGGGTGCGGCTGACCAACCTCGGCCTCGAGCTGCGCCCCGACCTCTTCGACGCGCACACCCTGCACTGGCACGGCTTCCGCAACGTCATCCCGTTCTTCGACGGGGAGCCGAGCGGCTCGGTGTCCGTGCGGGCCGGCGGCGAGTTCACCTACGTCTACCGGCCGCGCGACCCCGGGACGTACATGTTCCACTGCCACGTCGAGGACGTCGAGCACGTGCACATGGGCATGACCGGAATGGTCTTCGTGCGGCCGAAGCAGAACGGGCAGAGCAAGACCCACGACGGCCGCACCTACACGAGCTTCCTCTACAACGACGGCGACGGCAGCACCGGCCACGACCGCGAGTTCTCGATGTTCCTCTCCGAGGTCTGGGCCGAGGCGCACTGGGCGGACGCGCACATCCAGCTGCCGGAGTGGAGCGACTACCGGGCGGACTTCGCGCTCCTCAACGGGCGCGTCCACCCCGACACGCTCGCCCCGAACGGCCCCGGGGTCGACGCGTTCGACGTCGCCGAGGGCCGCACCTTCGACGCCGACGGCGACCTCATCGCGCCGCCGGGACGACCGGACCTGAAGTACCAGCCGATCTCGTCGCTCGTCACGTGCGTCGAGGGCGAGCGGGTCGCCCTGCGCTTCGCCAACCTCGGCTTCCGGGAGGCGGCGATGACCGTCGCGGGCCTGCGGATGCGCGTCGTCGGCCGCGACGCGACGCCGATGCGCGGACGCACCGGTGCCGACACCTCGTACGAGACCGACACGCTGAACATCGGCCCGGGCGAGAGCTACGACGTGCTCGTCACCGCCCCGCCGAAGACGGGGTCCGGCGACTACGACACCTACCTCCTCTACAACCGGTCGTTCACCCGCTCCGACAACCTCGCTCCCGGAGGCCTCGGCGGACAGGCGACGGAGATCAGGGTCTACGCCGACGGGCCCGGAGCGCCTGCGGCACAGTCCTTCCCGAACGACTGGGGGTTCTCGGCATGA